Within the Clostridia bacterium genome, the region CACAACCTAATTCTGTAAAAAAGACATGCCAAAATGGGTAATATAAAAAATAGAATAAAGCTCGCGGGAAACCAATTCTCATCGCTGCCAATTACTTACCCCCTTTAATTCTATTTTATTTATTTTTATCCAAAAATTTAGCCGGAGCTACCCAAAATTCAAACTCCGACCAAATTAACCCAAAACCTCTTTTAAACGACTGGCCATCCCCGGAATTTTATACGTAGGTACCCCACAAATAGCAATCCTAATTCCCTTAGCTAAAGGGACCGTATAAAAATGTTGTTCCCTTAACTTTTCCGCTATCTCTCCAGGTTGCTTAGTAGGTATAGTTATAAAAAAACCACTTTGATAAGGCAAAAGTGCTAAATCTACTTCTTTAGCTTCTTTAAGAAAAAGCCCAGCACGTTTTTGTAGTAAACCTGTATAATCAGCCCTTTCCTGTTCAACACGCCTACTTAAAGTAGGACTAGCTGCAACTTCAGCCAAAAGCCTTTGAGCACAACGAGTACCATTAGACCAAACCCCGCGATTAGAGCAAACATTAACCCGATAAAACTCGGCAATTACTTTTTCGGAGGAACTCAAACCAATTAAAGCACCGGAACGCAAACCATAAATTAAATAAGATTTAGACATACTAAAGGCCATAGTAATTAAAATGCTTTCCGGCAAATCGGAAAAAAGTCTCATAAAGGAACGTGTTTCCTCTTTCGTCCCCGCATAATCTAAATAAGCTAAATCCAATAGCAAAATAATTTTTTTCCGCTTGTTTAACACATATTCCCGGAAAAAACTCAGCATTTTTTCCCATTCTAAATTAGTAATACTATAACCAGTAGGATTATGAGCTGGTGTATTAAAAATAATAACTAACTGTTCCTGCTCCTCTAATAATTGTACTATTTTTTCCTGTAAAGATTCCAAGTTTAATTCTCCTTGAGAATTAAACATTTGATAAACCTCTACTTGACGCTGATGTTCGGCAGCAATTGTCCAATAAGGTCCCCAGGCCCAATCAGGAACCAATACCTTTTCACCCTGCTGAGTATAATTATAAACTACATGACGCACCGCACCCGTACCTCCAGGTGTAGCCAAAGCCCGCACAAAAGTATTTTCTGGTTGAAATTTCCCTAAAGTTTCCTTAATAACCGCCTCTTCAAATTCCGGTAATCCCGCGATAGGAGCATAACTCATCATTTCTGATGCAGGTAATTGTTGCAGATATTCCTTAACCGTCGGCAAAAAAGCGAATTTTTCTTCCTCATCATAAATAGCCCCAATAGAAGCATTAATTACATTTTCCGTACCCAATTCCCGTACCGCTTGATTGGCCCTTTGTAAAATTGAAAAAACTGCATCCGGTTTTTTACCTTTTCCGGCCGCATGTGGTGCAGCAATTTCCATTATAAATCCCCCCTAAAATAATTATATTTTATCATAAATTTAACAATTTCCATAGCCTAATTTCCCAAAACCGCAGCTAAAACATCAGCCATTAATTTAGCACTTTCTAGGGCATCTGCTTCTTTATTTAAATCACTACCCATTTCTAATAATAAAGCACGTGAATGTAAATTCTGATTATAGGTTCTATTTTTAAGAAGACGCACAGCCTTAATCAAACCTGGGTATAGCTCAGCCGCTTTTTTTTCAAGTTTTTGGGCAAAAGCAAAGTTTTCCTTCCATTCAGGATGAGCTGCTCCCACAATAATTAAAATTTTAGCACAATCCCGTCCTTGAATTTTTACCAAAGTATCACTTCTTTTTTTATAACCTGCATCCCGGTGAATATCCAAAACTACTTGTATTTGGGGATCTTCCTGTAATATTTGTTTCACAGTTTGACGTGAATTTAAATAGGCTTGATTAAAATTGGGATAATCATGAATTACATCACTATAAATAGTTTTTAAACGATGTTTATTTTCCAAAGTCTGCACCAAAGTTTGACTTACCGCAGCTATTCCCCCATTTTGCCCCTCTAAACGATCAGTTCCTTGAGTAGGTCGATATGATTCCGCATTATGAGTATTATAAATCAAAATCATAGGTTTACCATCTAATTGTACAGGTGGAAATTCAGCTTCCGGAATTTTAAACCAATCCTCTAGTTCTTTCTCTTGACTGGGTAAATAAAAATCTTCTTCTCCCCCCTCTAATTCATATAAACCATAAAACTCAATTTTTTCCCGGGGATCAATCAAATTCAATTCCCAACATAATAAAGAAAAAGGATTACTTACGTTTACTCCAGTTAACAACTCAATAACTTGTTCCCCCCAATTATCCCATTGTATTCCATAAAAGCCGCTACCGGCAAGCCAAGGTGAAAAAACAGCTGCTAAACCTTCACTTAATAAAAATAAAGGTTCACCCCATGATTTACTAATTAAGTCCAAAGCAGTAGTACGTAATGGAAAAACCAATAAAAAAAAGATTAAAAAAAGCACCACAAAAAAAAACAAAGCCTTATCAATATAATAAAGCCTCAATCCCTGCCACCATTTCCTAAAAAACATACTCCCCCACCTCTTTTAATAATTTATATGTGACAGGGAGCATGAATAATACAAGTATTATCTTATTTCTGTAGGTATAAATAAATCAATTAAGCCGATTACCAATGAGGCTAATAAAGCACCAAATACACTGACACTAATACTACCTGGTACAATAAATTGGGACAAATAAATAACAACCGCTGCACTTATAAAACCAACTAAACCTCGTGATTGAGGAGTTACCCTTTCCCCCAATAATTTTTCTACAACCCAACCCAAAAGAGCAATTACAATCGCCGCCATTATCGCACCAGTAAAACCAGCCACCGTAAACCCCGGTATAAGCCAACTAACCAACAATAAAACAATTGCCGAAACGAGAAAGCGAACTATAGTACCCAGCACATTTTCACCCCCTTTTCCTTAACTAGCTTGACCTCTTTCTTAAATTTTATTCAAATTATTTACGGTTTAAGCTTCTTCTAAAAGCCCTTACGACTTTTCTTGCTTTTTCCGATTACAAGTGATACACTCAAGCCATAATTCATAACTAAGGAGGTGGCTTAATGGCTAATCTTAAATCTGCCCGTAAAAGAGCTAAAACATCAAGCATTCGCTATGCTCGGAATGCTGCCTATAAATCCAAAATGAGAACCGCAATTCGTCATTTTGAAACAGCTCTCCAAGAAGAAAATAAAGAACAGGCTCAAGAAAAACTGCAGGATGTAATTAAAATCACAGACAAATTGGCCAGCAAAGGCATTATTCACAAAAATACGGCTGCACGTAAAAAATCACGTTTATCCCGCAAACTAAAACAAATCAGCAGTTAAAAAAGGTAGAAAGGAATCTACCTTTTTTTTATGTGGCTAAACGGATAATTAAATTTTCTAAAGTTAAATCCGGATCATAACCACTTTTTAATTTTAAATCATATTCACGCAGTAAAATAAGACTATTTTCCAATTCAGAGAACGAAAAATTACTCACCTGTCGTCTTATTTTTCCAGCGACAAAAGGATGTAAAGCCAATTTATTAATAATTTCTTTCATTTCCCAACCCTGCTGCAGGAAATCTTTAATCAAAAGAATTAACCTAATTTGACGGGTGATCATAAAAAGAATTTTAACAGGTAATTCTTTCATGAGTAGTAGTTTTCTTAACTCCTTTAAAGCCATGACTTTATTTTTCGCCCCCAAAGCATCTACCAAATCAAAAATATTGCTTTCAAAAGATTGAGCAACCAAAGTTTGAGTCATTTTCAAATCAATAACTTTTGCCTGATCACTATAAAGCACCAATTTTTCCAATTCATTTACTAAATCACGCAAACATTCCCCATGATTAAAAATTAAATAATTAGCTGCCTGCTGCTCCAAAGTCTTACCCATATTCTGAGCAGTTTCTAAAAGCCACTTATTTAATTTTTGTCCGCGTAAAGGTTTAAACTCTATCAATAAATGTTTATTTTTTACCAACTGCCGGTAAAGTTTCCGCTGTTTACTTACATTACCAGTTTGCCAAAAAACTAAACAAGTAGAGTCTAAAGGATTAGCCAAATAATCTTCTAATAATTTAAATTCAGCTGCATTTTCCTGTTCACCTTTTTTACGCTGTAGTAGTGTACTATCACGAACCACAATTAATCTTTTGGGAGCAAAAAGTGGCAGTGTATTAGCTAAATCCACTAATTCCTTGATACCAATATCCCCAGCCAATTCATTAAGATTAAAAGCACTGCTTTCCGCCGGCACCAGTGCTTTTTTTAATTCAAGAATCACTTTTTCCTGTAAATATTCTTCACTTCCATACAGCAAATAAAGTGGAGCAATTTCTCCTGCTTTAATCTTTTCCAACAATTTCTCTATTTCCCGCATTATCTATCCCCCATTATAAATGCTGTTGATATCTGCGCGGCCTAGAACTAGCAAACCATCTTCTACTTCTTTTAAAACGCCATTGACGAGTAAAGCGCCATAAAATTTGCACTAAATATAAAGCGGCAAAAGCAGAAATACCTATTTGCTTGAAATTCCAAGCCCGTACACTTTCTTTGGCCAATAAATTAACCGTACCCACCGTTTCCCCATTAACTTGATAAATCATTTTACCCACGATTTCACCTTGAGCCACGGATTTTCCCAAAGGAAGTAAAACTAATTGTGATTCTACTTTTTGATTACCACCCTGTGGTAAAGAAAACAAACAACCTTTTTCGGCAATTACCTCTAATTTTTTTCGAGGTGTAAAATCTAAAGTAGCCACAATTTCCTCTGGCTCAACTAACTGCATAGTTTGGAAATTTTGAAAACCATAATCTAATAAACCTTGAGCATCTGTCCACATTTCTTTACCTACACTGCCCAAAACTACAGCCAAAAAAGACTGTCCATTTCGCTCAGCAGCGGCCACAATCGTACTTTTAGCTTCTGAAGTATAACCTGTTTTTACACCCATGGCCCCCTCATAAGACCATAATAATTCATTTTTATTAATTAAATTTGTCTGCCAAGCCTTCCCCTGCCAAGGAAGTACTTTTGTCTGTACAATTTCACGAAACAAAGGATTTTGTAAAGCATAACGAGTAATCACAGCCTGATCATAAGCTGTAGTATAATGTCCTTCGGCAGATAAACCATGGGCATTTACGAAATTAGTATTTAAAGCACCTAATTCCTGTGCTTTTTGATTCATTAACTCGGCAAATTTAGCCTCACTGCCTGCTAAATGTTCGGCAATGGCTAGAGCAGCATCATTGGCCGAGTGAATCATTGTCACCTTAACTAAATCCAAAAGAGTGACCTGTTCCCCCTCCTCCAAATAAACACGTGTTCCTTCCAGAAGGGGAGGCTGTTCACTAATAGTGACTACTTCTTCTAATTTATTACTTTCAATAGCCATAATTGCCGTCAATATTTTAGTAATACTTGCTGGTGCATAAGCCTCCTTTTCATTTTTGCCCCAAAGAACTTGTCCACTTTGTAAATCTATTAAAATTGCACCTCGTCCGTTAACCACTGGTGCTCCAATTAATTTTCCCGAAAAACAACAAATAAAAATCACACTTAACAACACAAACCACCATTTCCTCATTTCCCAGCCCCCAAATCAACAAGATACCCATTTATTATATCATAAAAAAGTTCTGAGCACGATTTTTCGTCCATCACTTTTAGTAATAATTGCTCCCCTTTCCCGCGTAACAAAAACTGGAATACCTTTTTCCCGAAAATAATTTAGTATTTGCGGATGAGGTTGATTAAAATTATTTTTACCTACCGAAATAATTACCCCTGCGGGGTTTACCTGTTCATAAAAAGCCGGTAAAAAAGATGTCAAACTACCATGATGTGGGAGTTTAAGAATATCAGCACTTAAATCCACATCCCGAGCCAATAAATCTTCCAAGCCCTCTTTTTCAATATCACCAGTCAATAACCAACTGCAATTTCCATATTTTATCTTCACCACCAAAGAGCGATTATTCTCACTAAATGGTTTCTCAAAAGTAGGATGCAATATTTCCCAAGTAAGCTCTTTTCCCAAATTAAACTTATCCCCTGCAGTAAGTTCTTTTCGCGGTATCTGCTTTTTCCTACATAACTCACCAATTTGGACCTCTACCTGACTATTTTCCTCTTGCGGTGGCTGCAAAAACTTTCCCACCCGAAAAGAAGGCATTAAAGCAATTAAACCCTCACTATGATCCCAATGATGATGTGACATCATCATCACATTTAAATAATTGATCCCATAATGGGCAAGTACTGGTTCAACGATTTTTTTACCTACGGAAAAAGTAGAACCTACCCTCCCTCCACCATCTAATAAAGCTGTTTTACCCTGCGGAGTTTTAATTAAAATACTGTCACCCTGCCCCACATCCAAAAAAACTATTTCTAAATAAGCCTTTGTAGGCCAAACAAATAATAACAGCAAAGCCATTATAATAGAAACAATCACCCCTTTCATTAGGAATGGTACCTCCCGCCATAAATAACGGGAATATTCCAGAAAGGGCAAAAAAACCAAAAATAAATAATATAAACCTAAAGCTGCCAGCGAAGGGGCTGCCAAATTAATACTAGCACCACTTAAACTAGCTGCCTTAATTACAATTTCACTTAAAATAAACAACAAAAAACCGGCAGCTAAAAAAAAAGGTGCTGCTATAAAAGGCACCATTAGTACCCCCAAGGCTCCTACAAAAGCCAGCATAGCCGCTAAACCGAAAATAGCTACTGCCAAAATGTTAACTAAAGGAGAAATCAAAGAAACCTGATTAAAATGATAGGCCAAAAGGGGACTACTAACTAAAAAAGCGGCAAAAGGTACCCCGATAAAATATGGACACCCTTTTCTAACCAGCCAAGGAGTTAAATAAAAAATGCCCCCAGTGGTGACAAAAGAAAGTTGAAAACCTACCTGGAAAAGTTCACCCGGACAAATCAAAAGTACCAACCCAGCAGCAGCACCCCAAGAATTATAAAAATCATTTTTCCTTTCAACCATTAAAGCTAATAAGCCTAAAAAGGCCATTAAGGAGGCTCGTAAAATAGAAGCACCCCAACCTACCAAAAAACCATAAGCAATTAACACTAAACTGCCCCAAAACAAACGCCAAACCCTAGAAAGTTGAAAAAAAGACAACAAAAACCAAACAAAACCTAAAACTAAGCCGACATGTAAGCCGGATACCGCAAAAAGATGAACAACACCGGCCTTTTGATAAGCCTCCCATTCAGCTGCCTCCATAGAATGAGTATCACCAAAAAGCAGACCCAATAAAAGACCTTTTTCCCGCTGAGGTAAAAGTGGTTCCAAATAAGTAATAATTTTTTTTCTACCTCGGCCAGCCCAACTTTTAATTCCCTGTCCACTTTTAATTAATTCCACTTGCCCCTGAAAACTATTGACCTGCCAAAAAACCCCTTGCCTAGCCAAATATTCCCGATAATTAAAATTCCCCGGATTACGTGCTATAGCCGGAAGTTCAATTTTCCCCTGAAATTTAAGTTGATCACCGGGAAAATAAACTACTGTAGTAGGTTTAGCCACAACTAAAACACATTTACCTACCAAATAATTCGGACCCCGGGAAACTTTTTTTATTTTTAAAAAATAGTTACTACTAGTTTCACTTATCCTCGGATAAGTGAACAATACTCCTTCTCCCACCAGCCCAATCCCTTCAAATTTACTACTGTGTGCGGCTGGCACTTGACTTAAACTAAACCAAAAAGCACCCCCACAGAAAAAAAGTGGTAGTAAAAAATAACTTAAATACCGCTCCTTTTTAAGTAAAAATACCGTAATTAATAAAAAAACAAACATAATTAAAATTAATAATAACCAAACTAAACAATAATTACCCCGCGAAAAATAGATACCAGCCGCAAATAATAAACTACCTGTTAATAAAGGTCTCTTTTTCATTAGTTCACCGTAATTAACGACTGTAGTTTTTGAAAAGTTTTTTCACCAATTCCGGCTACTTGTGTTAAATCTTCAGGCTTTTGAAAAGGCCCCTGTTCTTGGCGATAAGCAATTATTCTTTGGGCAATAACCGGACCAATTTGCGGCAACTCGGTTAATTCACCTACACCAGCTGTATTTATATTAATCAAACCACTAACTTGACTTAAACTACCCAATTGCTCCTCAGCTGGCACCCCAACAAATTCACTTTCCTCTTGTGAAGGCACCCTAATTTGTTTACCATCCAACAAAGGTAAAGCTAAATTTAACTTACTTAAATCTGCTTCAGCTGTAGGCCCAGCCTTTTCAATCACTTCAGCCACACGTGCACCTTCCACAAAAGTATAAACCCCAGGCCGCTCCACCGCTCCCACTACATGAACCACAATTTCCCGTGGTTCGATCTCTTTAATCTCCTCAGCCGTTATTTCTAATTCAAAATCATCAAATCTCCTAGCTTGATACTTCAAACCACCAAAAAAAATAAAAACACCTAAACAAACCAAAATAATAATTTGAACTTGTCGAGGCAATTTTTCCACTTCCCTCACCCTTACAAAAAATACTATTTTACCATTATTCGCCATTTAACAGCATTTTCCTGCTTTTAATTTTTAAAAAGCAGGAAAATCCCTAAAGTACCCCGAAATTATGGTTAAAACAATAGGGGGAGGCTCAACATATGCCCACAGCAAAAAAGATTATGAACATTGCTAAAAAAATGATGGCCCAACAAGGATTTAATGGTACTACTGTCAGCCAAATTGCTCGTAAAGCACAAATTTCTACAAAAACCTTTTACAAATTTTTTACTCATAAAGAGGCCCTCTTAGAAGAAATCTTTATTACCGAATTAAAAAAGCAGCATAACTTCTATTTTAATATGAAAAATTGGCATATTGACTGGTTTTTAAAAATTAATGGTATCCTCAATTTTCATTTACAAGAACTGCAAACCGAACCGGAAACTCCCTTACTTCTCCTGCGGGAAAGAACTAATCCTGCTTTAAATCAAGAAAAAATTCAAGCCAAATTTAAGGAATTAACTCAGCTTTTAGCCTCTATATTGGAACAAGCTGTAGCTGAACAAAAAATTCGTCCCTGTGATGTAGAGGCCACAGCCCTAATTATTAGCGGATTTTTAGATGCCTTGACATATGAATTTCAAACTAAAAAACCGCTTCCTTTGGAAGCGGCTATTGAAAATTTTTGTTTACTTTTACGTCAGGGATTAACCACAAATTAAGCTGCTTAATTCTTTTTGGGTCAATATTTTACCTTCTTTACTTACCCGCATATTATCACCAGAAATTTCATCAATCAAGGCAATTTGCCCCGCAATTTTACCAAATTCCAACTTTATATCGATTAAATCAAGACCTTTTGTTTGTAAAATTTTGTTTATCAAATAGGTAATCTGCTTAGTTAATTCTACTGTTTTTCTTAATTCAGTCTCTGTCATTAAATTTAACTGCACAATACTGGCCTCATTGATCAGTGGGTCACCCTGCTGATCATCTTTTATGGTTATTTCCACTAAATAATCAAGTGGTTCACCACTTTCTACATATTTTCCATAACGCTGCACAAAACTACCCATAGCCTGTAAACGACAAATAAATTCCAATCCGGCCCCAAAAGTTTCCGCCTGTTTAACTAACATAGTTCCTTTTTTCAAATCACTTTCCAAATAATGTGTGGAGATACCTGCCTCAGCCAACTTTTTAAAAAAATAACTAGACATTTTTAAAGAAGCCAAACCTTTACCTTCTATTTGTCCCACAACTTCATTTCCACCCGGGTCAATAGTTTGACCTATTCCGGTAACCGTATCTTTAAAAACTAATAAAAGTAAATCTGGTGCCGTTTTCCAAACGGTTTCTGTTTTACCTTCACTCCATATTTCCACTTTCTTTCACCCCATCACCACATTAACTAATTTACCAGGTACAACAATTAATCTTTTAATTTCTGCCTGTTCAGCCCGCTCTTGTACCCGCTGATTATTTATCGCCAATTTTTCCAACTCTTCGCGACTTATTTCCGCTGGTACCAAAAGATGATCTCTAACCTTACCATTAATCTGCAAAACAATTTCTATTTTTTTAGTTTGTAAAGCCTCTTCCTGATAATCAGGCCAATCTTCCAAATGAATACTAGTTTCTTTTCCCAAGGCCTCCCATAATTCCTCACATAAATGTGGTGTAAAAGGAGCCAAAAGAATTAATAAAGTTTCAAGGGCCTTAATCAGTAAATCCTTATTTTGTCTAACCCCCTCACGATAATGGTATAGACCATTAACAAATTCCATTAAAGCACTAATAGCAGTATTAAAATTAAAACGTTCTTCAAGATCTGCACTTACCTTTTTAATAGTCACATGCATTAAACGATATAATTCTTCATCTTCCTCGGAAAATTCCGGGGAAACATTTAATTTTCCGGCTGTCAAATCAGCCAAATAATTTTTTACCAAACGCCAAACCCGATTTAAAAAACGGTAACTACCCTCTACCCCTTGATCACTCCACTCCAAATCACGTTCCGGAGGGGCGGCAAAAAGAATGAAAAGACGTGCCGTATCAGCACCATAACGAGCAATAATTTCCTCAGGACTAACCACATTACCTTTTGATTTAGACATTTTTTGACCATCTTTTAAGACCATACCCTGAGTCAATAAATTTTGAAAAGGTTCACGCACCTTTAATAAACCAAAATCAGCCAAAGCCTTAGTAAAAAAACGGGCATACATTAAATGCATGATGGCATGTTCTACTCCCCCAATATATTGATCAACATTCATCCAATAATTGGCCTTTTCCCGGGAAAAAGGTTTTTCCCGGTTTTGCGGATCAGTAAAACGCAAAAAATACCAAGAAGAACAAACAAATGTATCCATAGTATCAGTTTCCCGCAGTGCCTGGCCGCCACATTGAGGACAAGTAGTTTCAAGAAATTCCGCTACATAACGTAAAGGGGATTCTCCAGAAGGTTGAAACTCCACTTCACCAGGTAATAAAACTGGCAAATCCTCTTCTGATACTGGTACCATACCACATTTTTCACAATAAATAACCGGAATAGGTGCTCCCCAATAACGCTGCCGAGAAATTAACCAATCCCTTAAACGGTAGTTAACCGTAATTTTACCTAAACCTTTTTGCTCCAAATATTCAGCTATTTTTTTTCGCCCTACTTCACTACTTAAGCCACTAAAATCACCAGAATTAATCATTATTCCGTCTAGGGTATAAGCCTCACCCATAAAATCAATAGTTTGCTCCACAGGCTGAATTACAGTTTTAATTGCTAAATCATATTTTTGAGCAAACATAAAATCACGTTCATCATGAGCAGGTACGCCCATTACTGCACCAGTACCATATTCATATAAAACATAATTTGTTACCCAAATAGGTACTCTTTCCCCATTTAAGGGATTCAAAGCATAAGCCCCAGTAAAAACACCTTTTTTTTCAGTTTCCGCAGAGGTTCGTTCTATTTCACTCATTTGTTGTACTTGTTTAATAAACTGACTAACCGGCTGTTCAGCAGAGGTTCCCTTAATCAACTTTTTCACTAAAGGATGTTCTGGTGCCAAAACTAAATAGGTAACCCCAAAAATAGTATCATGACGAGTAGTATAAACCGGAATCTGTTCCCCAGTTTTTTCCGCGGTAAAATAAATTTCGACCCCTTCACTGCGGCCAATCCAATTCTCCTGCATAATTTTTACTTTTTCCGGCCAACCAGGCAACTCTGTCAAACTATCCAAAAGCTCCTGAGCATAAGCAGTAATTTTTAAATACCACTGTTCCAATGCCTTTTTTTCCACTATAGTGGCACAGCGTTCACATGCATTATTTACTACCTGTTCATTAGCCAACACTGTATGACAATCTGGACACCAATTTACATAAGCCTCTTTTTTATAAGCCAAACCATGTTTATAGAATTGCAGAAAAAGCCATTGTGTCCAGTGATAATAATCAGGTGCAGAAGTAGTTACTTCCCGAGACCAATCATAACTTAAACCCATACTTTTTAACTGCTCCCGCATAGCCTTTATATTATCCCGAGTCCATTTAGCCGGGGGAATTCGATTTTGAATAGCCGCATTTTCGGCTGGTAAACCAAACGCATCCCAGCCCATAGGATGTAAAACATTATAACCTTGCATAGTTTTAAAACGAGCCACCACATCACCAATAGCATAATTACGCACATGTCCCATATGCAAATTCCCCGAAGGATAAGGAAACATTTCCAAACAATAATATTTTTTACGGGAACTATCCTCCCTAACGCGATATAAATTCTCAGCAGCCCATTTTTGCTGCCACTTTTTTTCTATTTCCCGAAAATTATATTTTTCTGCCACCAACCCTGCCT harbors:
- a CDS encoding DNA internalization-related competence protein ComEC/Rec2, with product MKKRPLLTGSLLFAAGIYFSRGNYCLVWLLLILIMFVFLLITVFLLKKERYLSYFLLPLFFCGGAFWFSLSQVPAAHSSKFEGIGLVGEGVLFTYPRISETSSNYFLKIKKVSRGPNYLVGKCVLVVAKPTTVVYFPGDQLKFQGKIELPAIARNPGNFNYREYLARQGVFWQVNSFQGQVELIKSGQGIKSWAGRGRKKIITYLEPLLPQREKGLLLGLLFGDTHSMEAAEWEAYQKAGVVHLFAVSGLHVGLVLGFVWFLLSFFQLSRVWRLFWGSLVLIAYGFLVGWGASILRASLMAFLGLLALMVERKNDFYNSWGAAAGLVLLICPGELFQVGFQLSFVTTGGIFYLTPWLVRKGCPYFIGVPFAAFLVSSPLLAYHFNQVSLISPLVNILAVAIFGLAAMLAFVGALGVLMVPFIAAPFFLAAGFLLFILSEIVIKAASLSGASINLAAPSLAALGLYYLFLVFLPFLEYSRYLWREVPFLMKGVIVSIIMALLLLFVWPTKAYLEIVFLDVGQGDSILIKTPQGKTALLDGGGRVGSTFSVGKKIVEPVLAHYGINYLNVMMMSHHHWDHSEGLIALMPSFRVGKFLQPPQEENSQVEVQIGELCRKKQIPRKELTAGDKFNLGKELTWEILHPTFEKPFSENNRSLVVKIKYGNCSWLLTGDIEKEGLEDLLARDVDLSADILKLPHHGSLTSFLPAFYEQVNPAGVIISVGKNNFNQPHPQILNYFREKGIPVFVTRERGAIITKSDGRKIVLRTFL
- the holA gene encoding DNA polymerase III subunit delta, whose product is MREIEKLLEKIKAGEIAPLYLLYGSEEYLQEKVILELKKALVPAESSAFNLNELAGDIGIKELVDLANTLPLFAPKRLIVVRDSTLLQRKKGEQENAAEFKLLEDYLANPLDSTCLVFWQTGNVSKQRKLYRQLVKNKHLLIEFKPLRGQKLNKWLLETAQNMGKTLEQQAANYLIFNHGECLRDLVNELEKLVLYSDQAKVIDLKMTQTLVAQSFESNIFDLVDALGAKNKVMALKELRKLLLMKELPVKILFMITRQIRLILLIKDFLQQGWEMKEIINKLALHPFVAGKIRRQVSNFSFSELENSLILLREYDLKLKSGYDPDLTLENLIIRLAT
- a CDS encoding stage II sporulation protein P, with amino-acid sequence MFFRKWWQGLRLYYIDKALFFFVVLFLIFFLLVFPLRTTALDLISKSWGEPLFLLSEGLAAVFSPWLAGSGFYGIQWDNWGEQVIELLTGVNVSNPFSLLCWELNLIDPREKIEFYGLYELEGGEEDFYLPSQEKELEDWFKIPEAEFPPVQLDGKPMILIYNTHNAESYRPTQGTDRLEGQNGGIAAVSQTLVQTLENKHRLKTIYSDVIHDYPNFNQAYLNSRQTVKQILQEDPQIQVVLDIHRDAGYKKRSDTLVKIQGRDCAKILIIVGAAHPEWKENFAFAQKLEKKAAELYPGLIKAVRLLKNRTYNQNLHSRALLLEMGSDLNKEADALESAKLMADVLAAVLGN
- a CDS encoding ComEA family DNA-binding protein produces the protein MEKLPRQVQIIILVCLGVFIFFGGLKYQARRFDDFELEITAEEIKEIEPREIVVHVVGAVERPGVYTFVEGARVAEVIEKAGPTAEADLSKLNLALPLLDGKQIRVPSQEESEFVGVPAEEQLGSLSQVSGLININTAGVGELTELPQIGPVIAQRIIAYRQEQGPFQKPEDLTQVAGIGEKTFQKLQSLITVN
- the rpsT gene encoding 30S ribosomal protein S20, encoding MANLKSARKRAKTSSIRYARNAAYKSKMRTAIRHFETALQEENKEQAQEKLQDVIKITDKLASKGIIHKNTAARKKSRLSRKLKQISS
- a CDS encoding aminotransferase class I/II-fold pyridoxal phosphate-dependent enzyme is translated as MEIAAPHAAGKGKKPDAVFSILQRANQAVRELGTENVINASIGAIYDEEEKFAFLPTVKEYLQQLPASEMMSYAPIAGLPEFEEAVIKETLGKFQPENTFVRALATPGGTGAVRHVVYNYTQQGEKVLVPDWAWGPYWTIAAEHQRQVEVYQMFNSQGELNLESLQEKIVQLLEEQEQLVIIFNTPAHNPTGYSITNLEWEKMLSFFREYVLNKRKKIILLLDLAYLDYAGTKEETRSFMRLFSDLPESILITMAFSMSKSYLIYGLRSGALIGLSSSEKVIAEFYRVNVCSNRGVWSNGTRCAQRLLAEVAASPTLSRRVEQERADYTGLLQKRAGLFLKEAKEVDLALLPYQSGFFITIPTKQPGEIAEKLREQHFYTVPLAKGIRIAICGVPTYKIPGMASRLKEVLG
- a CDS encoding D-alanyl-D-alanine carboxypeptidase encodes the protein MRKWWFVLLSVIFICCFSGKLIGAPVVNGRGAILIDLQSGQVLWGKNEKEAYAPASITKILTAIMAIESNKLEEVVTISEQPPLLEGTRVYLEEGEQVTLLDLVKVTMIHSANDAALAIAEHLAGSEAKFAELMNQKAQELGALNTNFVNAHGLSAEGHYTTAYDQAVITRYALQNPLFREIVQTKVLPWQGKAWQTNLINKNELLWSYEGAMGVKTGYTSEAKSTIVAAAERNGQSFLAVVLGSVGKEMWTDAQGLLDYGFQNFQTMQLVEPEEIVATLDFTPRKKLEVIAEKGCLFSLPQGGNQKVESQLVLLPLGKSVAQGEIVGKMIYQVNGETVGTVNLLAKESVRAWNFKQIGISAFAALYLVQILWRFTRQWRFKRSRRWFASSRPRRYQQHL
- a CDS encoding TetR/AcrR family transcriptional regulator, with the translated sequence MPTAKKIMNIAKKMMAQQGFNGTTVSQIARKAQISTKTFYKFFTHKEALLEEIFITELKKQHNFYFNMKNWHIDWFLKINGILNFHLQELQTEPETPLLLLRERTNPALNQEKIQAKFKELTQLLASILEQAVAEQKIRPCDVEATALIISGFLDALTYEFQTKKPLPLEAAIENFCLLLRQGLTTN
- a CDS encoding phage holin family protein translates to MLGTIVRFLVSAIVLLLVSWLIPGFTVAGFTGAIMAAIVIALLGWVVEKLLGERVTPQSRGLVGFISAAVVIYLSQFIVPGSISVSVFGALLASLVIGLIDLFIPTEIR